ATTTCTACAAAGTACAGTGGTTGATTAGGGAATGTTTCCAGGGGAGAAAATAACCCATCTAATCGAAAGCTTTTTTGTTTAATTTCTGGTGCGCTAAACTCATAGGTATTAGTGTTCGTATCAGGCGCACCAATAATTTCAAAGAAAATATGGGGGAATTCTTTAAATATTTCGTAGAAAATTGCATCTGTTTTCATGATTAAGAATTCCTAAATATCCCCACATTTTATCTCCCAAACTCTTCCCCACTCCCCATTCCCCAACTTGTTACAAAAATAACTGTCAATTGCCAGTCGAAAATGAGATGATGTAAGAACTCAAGCAAAAGGTAAAGAATTGTTATTTTTCCTCCTCCGGTTCTTGTTGGAGAATAGCTTCACAGTATTGAATGAGAGTAGTCAGGCGATCGCTGATCGTCTTCAGCCTCCCTTCGGCCGTCGATGCTTGCCGCGATCCTTGGAAAAACATGACATCAATTTCCAACAAGCGCAACTGCTTACTAATTTCCGTCCGATAGGATTGTACCCGCGAACTTCCTTCAGGCAAAGGAATAATCTGCTGCCGAAACATTTGCTGCAACAAGGATACACCCTTTCGCAGATTAGGTGCGGTTACTTCGGTAGCGGTGGTATCAGAACGTACTTGCTCTAGCAAAGTTGCTAGTGTCTGATATTTCTCAAGATTTAGAGACATTCAGTGCTAGTTAAGATAGTATTAATGTCAAGAAAATTATCTTTTACAATAAAGTTTCTCAACTTCTTATTAAAAAGCATAAGCCTCAAATTACTCTTTGAGGTTTTATTTGCCATAAATGGAATTTTCAACCTATGATTTTTTAATCCCGGTATGGATAATTACCATAGGTAATTAGAAAATCATTTTCATTTCTGCTTGCAGATAGCATTTTCTGTCCATAATGCTATCCATTGCGTTCATTTCTCACTTAATCTACCGATCACCTTTAATTCTTATTGTATGAGCAGCATACTGATAAATTCCACAACCGATCTCGCTCTTCCGGAATGGCTGATCAAATGCTTAAGAGAATCTTCAGCATATAAGGGCGAAGCCGAAGAACACCGAAAATATAGTGATGCCGTCTTAATTGGTCAGGCATTTGAATTTGCTTATCAACTGCATGAGGGACAGTACCGCAAATCGGGTGAACTATATATTAGTCATCCCGTTGCTGTAGCTGGATTGCTGCGAGATTTGGGGGGCAGTCCTGCTATGATAGCAGCTGGATTTCTTCATGATGTAGTTGAAGATACAGATGTCACAAGCGAAGATATAGAATCACGCTTTGGGCCAGAAGTCCGGCAATTGGTAGAAGGTGTCACCAAGCTGTCTAAAATAAATTTCACCAGCAAAACCGAAAGCCAAGCGGAAAACTTCCGGCGGATGTTTTTGGCTATGGCGCAGGATATCCGGGTAATTGTGGTGAAACTGGCAGACCGTTTGCATAATATGCGAACTTTACAATATATGTCAGAATCCAGCCGCCGTCGCAGCGCTCAAGAAACCAGAGATATATTTGCCCCCTTAGCAAATCGCTTGGGAATGTGGCGGATAAAATGGGAATTGGAAGACTTGTCTTTCAAATATCTGGAACCAGAAGCTTTTCGCCAAATGCAGGAACACGTTTCCGAAAAACGGACGGCGCGAGAAGAGAAACTGGCGAAAACTACAGATATGTTGCGAGAGCGTTTGCAGCAAGCCGGCATTCACTGTCATGATATTAGTGGTCGTCCCAAGCACCTTTATAGCATTTATCAAAAAATGCAAAGGCAGCAAAAAGAATTTCATGAAATTTACGATTTGGCTGCCCTGCGGATTATAGTCCAGACCAATGAAGAATGCTATCGGGCTTTGGCAGTAGTTCATGATGCTTTTCGCCCGATTCCCTCTCGATTTAAGGATTACATTGGATTGCCCAAGCCTAACCGATACCAGTCGTTGCATACTGGAGTGATTGGACTGACTGGCCGTCCTTTGGAGATTCAAATTCGGACTGTAGAAATGCATCATGTCGCTGAATATGGGATTGCAGCCCATTGGAAGTACAAAGAAACAGGTGGTTCTACTAGCCAGTTGACAAATGCAGATGAAAAGTTTACTTGGTTAAGACATCTGCTGGAATGGCAAAGTGATCTCAAGGACGCTCAAGAATATCTTGATAGTGTCAAAGACAATCTATTTGAAGATGATGTCTATGTCTTCACCCCAAAGGGGGATGTTGTACCTTTAAGCCCTGGTGCTACGTGTATAGATTTTGCTTATCATATTCATACGGAAGTCGGCAACCACTGTGCAGGGGCGCGGGTGAATGGTCGCATGGTACCTTTGTCAACGGGGTTGCAAAATGGCGCGATTGTCGAGATTATTACCCAAAAGAACAGCCATCCCAGTTTGGATTGGTTGAACTTTGCCAGGAGTTCGGCTGCGAAGTATCGGATTAAACAATGGTACAAGCGATCGCGCCGCGATGAAAATGTAGCTCGTGGACGAGAATTATTAGAAAAGGAACTGGGTAAAACAGGTTTTGATAACTTGCTGAAATCAGAAGCCATGCATATCGTGGCGGAAAAGTGTAATTACCACAGCACGGAAGATTTACTCGCAGGTTTGGGTTACGGTGAAATTACTCTCAACCTAGTGCTAAATCGCTGGCGAGAAGTAGCTAAAGGACAACAACCTGCTAACGTTATTCCTTTATTTCCCGGAAAAGAACTACCAACCACATCAAAAACTGTCCGCGATGCGCCTCCCCACAGCACACGTCCTTGTGATTCACCCATTATCGGCGTAGAAGGTTTGGTGTATCACTTAGCTGGGTGTTGTACCCCAATAGCTGGTGAACCAATTATTGGTGTGGTAACAAGAGGTAGAGGAATTTCTGTCCATCGCCAAGGGTGCAATAATTTAGAGACTGTGGAGTATGAGCGCTTAGTACCAGTAAGTTGGAACTCAGCCACCGAACATATCAGCCGTCCCCACACTTACCCAGTGAATGTGCAAATCGAAGCCCTTGACCGTGTGGGAGTATTGAAGGATATTTTATCCCGGTTGAGTGACCAGGGGATCAATGTGCGTCATGCACAGGTGAAAACTTCCATTGGTCAACCAGCGTTGATTGATTTAGGAATAGATATACGCGATCGCTTACAACTAGAGCAAGTATTTACTCAAATCAAGAAAATGAGCGACATTTTAAACATCCGTCGCCTTGGTCAAATTGACGAATAGTAGGGAAACAAAAAACACAGTGTTTCTTACTTGGGAGGGTGTGTTATGGGCTAATGTCCTAACGCACCTAGATTTAACTGTGGAGCCAATCCAAAATCCAAAATTCAAAATCTAAAATTCTCTGACCAGGAGAGCCGAAAATTTAGTTGGGGTGACTAACATTAATAGACTGCAACATTTTTTCTCGCTTCTTCCGGGCAATTTCTTGTAAATCTACTGTTCTATCAGTCTCATCGACAATTTCACCGGTGATTACTTCCAGCACATCTTCCAAAGTGACCACACCAGCCACACCTCCATATTCATCAACAACCACAGCCAGATGTTCACGCGCTGCGATGAAATTTTTCATCAGTTTATCGGCTGGAATTATTTCAGGAACGAAGTTAACTTTTCGAGCTAAATTAGCAATGTTTTCCTGATTATTTCCTTCAACCATCGCTGTGAGTAAATTCTCCTTTAAAGCAAATCCAATTACTTGATCAATAAACTCATCAACTACAATAATCCGGGTATGTTGAGAAGCAATAATATCTTTTTTGGCTTCCTCAAGAGTTAGATGACCTAGGATATATGTCAACATAATTCGCGGTGTCATCAAATCTGCGGCTGTGACATCATTTAATCTAAACACCCGTTGGATCATTTCTGCTTCATCGCTTTGAATAATCCCCTCTTGTTGACCAATATTCGCCAGCAGCTTAATTTCCGCCTCATTTGTAGTTGGTCGTTTTTTGGTTTTAAAAAAGCGTGCCGTCAGATTTTCGATAATCCACACTAAGGGTGTGAAAGCTATAGAAAGTCCAGTCACAGGTAAAGCTGTGAGCATGGCAATTTGTTCAGAATAGCGCTCTCCAATTGTCTTCGGAATGATTTCAGCAAAGATGATAATCAAGAAGGTAAACATTCCCGAAAATATCCCCAGCCAAGTATCTCCTAATACTTGACTCGCAATGCTACCTGTAATAATACTGCCAACAATATTAAAAATATTATTCATTATAACAATGGTTGCAATCGGTCGATTCATATTTTCTCGAATCGCCAAAAGTGCAACGGCTGAAGGATTATTTGATTGTGCTAATTGTCTGACTCTGAGGGTAGAAACAGAAAACAGCGCTGTTTCTGTACTAGAACAAAGCGCTGAACCTAAAATAACAACCAACACAATGATTACAAGCTGTAGCATAAAGATTCCCAAGTATGGGAAGAAAATTTTGGGTTGAGTACCGCAAAGGGGAAGCAAAAATTCAAAAAAACCTTATTCTCGGCTGTTTGGCGGTTTTTTTTGGTGCTTGATTTCCTCTGTGCTGCATTAGCGATAGCTAACCATTTTAGCTGATTTTTTTGATTTTATCAATCAAACCTACCCTTGGTCTTCCCTCTTCTGCTTGTCTACCGTATACATAGGAAGGCTGGGATTCTGAGTAGTTCACCTCAGCCACATATACGTCATGATAAATAGTAGTGCATCTATTTATCTGTTTAAATTCTTATGCCACAAATATTTCCCGGAGAAGTATTCGCCAAGACTGCGGATTTTGATCATGGTATTCGCCAACTCTTACCCCGATATGATGAAATGTTGGAGGTAATTACTCGGTGTCTCCCTACTACAAGTCGCCGCATTTTAGAACTAGGTTGCGGTACAGGGGAACTGACTCTGAAAATCTTGCAGCGCTTTCCCGATGCGGAAATCATTGCTCTAGATTACTCACCGCGAATGTTGCAATGTGCCGGTGATAAAATCACATCTGCTGGATATCAACAACAATGGACTGGGATACAAGCAGATTTTGGCGAATGGGCAGAAAATCCCGAAAAGCTGGATATTGGTAGCGAATTTGATGCTTGTGTGTCATCTTTGGCAATTCACCATCTCGATGATCAGATGAAGCTGAAGTTATTTCAACGAATTGCGGCAAGTCTTAGCCAAGGCGGATATTTTGGCAATGCAGACCCAACATTACCAGAATCACCTGTCCTAGCAGAAGTTTACCAGGCAGCACGAGAGGAATGGGCAGCTGCACAGGGAATTAATTTAACAGAGGTGCGGGCTAAAGTTGGTAGTAGCAGTCAGCAAGGATACTCTAGTCAAGACCAACTCGCTACTGTAGATACGCAATTACAAATGCTGGCTACATCTGGGTTTAAGACCGTAACAGTACCTTGGAAATATTACGGTTTAGCTGTGTTTGCTGCTTGGATCTAAAAAATGCACTTCTAGAGACGCGATAAATCGCGTCTGAGTGCTGAGTTTATATAGCATCCCAGGCGGTTCCTTTATAGCCATAATCGAAAATTTCTGGATGCAAAATTTCTGCCAAAATTTCGAGAGAATCTGCTAGGCGTGGCCCTGGACGATTGAAGAAGGCATTACCATCAGTAATATAAACTCTGCCACTGTGGCTAGCGTGAAGTTTTTGCCAATCTGGACGTTGAGTTAATAATTTGGCTTCTTGACGAGTCCGATTTAAATCAAAGCCACAGGGCATAAAAATGATAATATCTGGATTGCTCTGTAACAATGTTTCCCAAGGCACACAAGCAGAGGGCTGACCTGTAAGACTAAACTGTGACTGACCTCCTGCTAAGTTCACTAGTTCAGGAATCCAATTGGCGGCGGTCATTAAAGGATCTGTCCACTCAATACAGGCGACTGTGGGTACTTCTGTTAAAGAAAGCCCTTGGAGTTTGCTCTGACAAATTGTGACGCGAGCTGCTAAATTTTCTAATACGTGAACTGAGTCTACGCCAAATATATTTCCTACGCGCTCAATATCTTGCCAAACATCTTCCAGAAGATTAGGTTTTAAGGAAATAATCTGAGGTGAGCTGTGGACGAGACTAGCAACAGCTTTTTCTACATCTGCAAGGCTGACTGCACAGACATCACACTGGTCTTGAGTGATAATGTGGGTGGGTTGTAATTTCTCTAAAATATCTGTTTTGATTTGATAGATGCTTAAAGCCGATTGTAATAAATCATTGACATCATCGTGAATTTTGCGGCTAGGATCATCGGAGCTTAAGCGTGCTTGGGTACAAACGGGAAGATTTTGAATTTCTGGAGGGTAATCACATTCATGCGATCGCCCGACAATTTTATCTGTCAATCCCAGGGCGGCCAAAATCTCGGTTCCACCGGGAATCAGAGAAACAATCCTCACACTGTCATTTGCCATTGAACTACCTCTAGAACATCTGCTATTATTTCAATTCTTGCAAACTTTCAGCATCAGGGTATCTTTCTTTAGGTGAATACGCGATCGCTCTAGTAGTAAGTATTTATACGATTAATTAGTAATTATTTATTCTGAGATATCCATCTAATTTTTTGGCTCATCAGTTTTAGCCGCTAGTTTTTTGCGCTCTTCTGGGAGCAAGCCGCTTGATAGGTAAGCAGTCTGAGGGTTGGAAATTTACTATTATATGGTATTCATACAAAAGTTATATCCTCAGTAAAATGTGATATTCAATACTAATCTTTATTACTGTATGGAGTCAGGTTGAGATGATTCTAAAACGCCACTGCGAATCATCAGTTTTGGCCAAATCAACAGAAAAAATCCCATCCATGTGAAGACAGGGATGCAAACTAGGACGGTTAGCCAAATAGTTTGGAATAATAACCAACTACCGCTCATCAGTGTTACACCTGTCAGCATAATCGACCAGGGCTGACACCACCAAGGTTTGTAGTGCCAGGGACTTAAAGGTTTCTGTTCAGACATTGGTCTTATTTGATCAGGGACTTGCAATTCCCAAATTATCCCATCTGGAGATGGAATGACACAATTACTTTTTGCGCGGATTTTATTTTTTGCCGCTATTCTGCCCAGGAGATGTATTTGTTCATAGTTCACTGCTCAACTATTTCACGGACTAAAGAAGCTAACTTTTCGGCACTATCAGGAACTGCGATCGCCTTAGCATTTTCTGCCATCTTGGCTAATTCGGTTGGTGATTGTAATAAATTTAAAACCTGAGTTTGCAATATCTCTGTGGTTAACTCTGATTGCTTAAAAGTTAAGGCTGCACCAGATTGAGTAAATACATCTGCATTGTAAGTTTGATGGTCTTCCGCCGCAAAGGGGTAAGGAATCAAGATCGCTGGGGTTCCACATATCCCTAATTCTGTCAAACTACCAGCACCAGCCCGACTAATGGCTAAATTGGCTCGTCTTAATAATGCCGCCATATTATCGTAAAACGGTAATGCTATGTATTGTGAATGCTTGAGGCGATCGGCTTCCGGATCGCGATCGCCTGTCAAATGTACCACATAAGCACCTGCATCAAACCAAGCAGCAGCTGACTGGCGCACTAACTGATTCACCGCCACCGCCCCCTGACTTCCCCCAAAGACCACAATTAAAGGAACACCATCCGGAATTGGTAAATCCAGTGATGTATCAAGTCCTGCATCCAGAAATTGAGACCGCACAGGAGTACCCACCCAGACATTTTTCGCACGAGGTAAATACTTACTAGCCTCGGCAAATCCTAAAGCCACCACACTGCACCAAGGGCCAAAAAATCGGGTGACTTTACCTGGGAAAGCGTTAGATTCATGAAAAATTACAGGTAATCCCAGGGAACACGCCGCAATGACACTTGGTCCAGCGATATAACCCCCTGTAGTGACTACACCTTGAAAATTACCTTGTTTGAGGATGCGCCGTACTTCCAGAATCGCCGCCATCAGCTGACCCAAGATGCGTAGTGTGGATAATCCAAATCCTTGCTGGAACCCTTCAACTGCAATAGTATTCAAAGGATACTGTTTGGGGACAAGTTGAGTTTCTAAACGATTGGGGACACCCAGCCATTCTATTTGATAATCTGGCAATTTCTCGGCCAGTGCGATCGCCGGAAACAAGTGTCCACCTGTCCCACTGGCAGCTATTAATAATTTTATCGGTGCGTTTGCCATCAAAACTCTACCGTTTAGCGCTTAGGTTATCTAAGATAAAACAATTTCCTGACGTTCTCTACTCAAATCAGTAAACTCTTACTAAATGAATAACATTACTACCTTGTTACTGAAACACCAACAGAAATTTCCTCATAGTATTGGGTTGATTTTATCTCTGCTGATACTTGGTGTCACGAGTAATTCGTCACCAGTTCAAGCCCAG
The Nodularia sp. LEGE 06071 genome window above contains:
- the murG gene encoding undecaprenyldiphospho-muramoylpentapeptide beta-N-acetylglucosaminyltransferase translates to MANAPIKLLIAASGTGGHLFPAIALAEKLPDYQIEWLGVPNRLETQLVPKQYPLNTIAVEGFQQGFGLSTLRILGQLMAAILEVRRILKQGNFQGVVTTGGYIAGPSVIAACSLGLPVIFHESNAFPGKVTRFFGPWCSVVALGFAEASKYLPRAKNVWVGTPVRSQFLDAGLDTSLDLPIPDGVPLIVVFGGSQGAVAVNQLVRQSAAAWFDAGAYVVHLTGDRDPEADRLKHSQYIALPFYDNMAALLRRANLAISRAGAGSLTELGICGTPAILIPYPFAAEDHQTYNADVFTQSGAALTFKQSELTTEILQTQVLNLLQSPTELAKMAENAKAIAVPDSAEKLASLVREIVEQ
- the patD gene encoding heterocyst frequency control protein PatD → MSLNLEKYQTLATLLEQVRSDTTATEVTAPNLRKGVSLLQQMFRQQIIPLPEGSSRVQSYRTEISKQLRLLEIDVMFFQGSRQASTAEGRLKTISDRLTTLIQYCEAILQQEPEEEK
- a CDS encoding class I SAM-dependent methyltransferase — translated: MPQIFPGEVFAKTADFDHGIRQLLPRYDEMLEVITRCLPTTSRRILELGCGTGELTLKILQRFPDAEIIALDYSPRMLQCAGDKITSAGYQQQWTGIQADFGEWAENPEKLDIGSEFDACVSSLAIHHLDDQMKLKLFQRIAASLSQGGYFGNADPTLPESPVLAEVYQAAREEWAAAQGINLTEVRAKVGSSSQQGYSSQDQLATVDTQLQMLATSGFKTVTVPWKYYGLAVFAAWI
- a CDS encoding RelA/SpoT family protein, which translates into the protein MSSILINSTTDLALPEWLIKCLRESSAYKGEAEEHRKYSDAVLIGQAFEFAYQLHEGQYRKSGELYISHPVAVAGLLRDLGGSPAMIAAGFLHDVVEDTDVTSEDIESRFGPEVRQLVEGVTKLSKINFTSKTESQAENFRRMFLAMAQDIRVIVVKLADRLHNMRTLQYMSESSRRRSAQETRDIFAPLANRLGMWRIKWELEDLSFKYLEPEAFRQMQEHVSEKRTAREEKLAKTTDMLRERLQQAGIHCHDISGRPKHLYSIYQKMQRQQKEFHEIYDLAALRIIVQTNEECYRALAVVHDAFRPIPSRFKDYIGLPKPNRYQSLHTGVIGLTGRPLEIQIRTVEMHHVAEYGIAAHWKYKETGGSTSQLTNADEKFTWLRHLLEWQSDLKDAQEYLDSVKDNLFEDDVYVFTPKGDVVPLSPGATCIDFAYHIHTEVGNHCAGARVNGRMVPLSTGLQNGAIVEIITQKNSHPSLDWLNFARSSAAKYRIKQWYKRSRRDENVARGRELLEKELGKTGFDNLLKSEAMHIVAEKCNYHSTEDLLAGLGYGEITLNLVLNRWREVAKGQQPANVIPLFPGKELPTTSKTVRDAPPHSTRPCDSPIIGVEGLVYHLAGCCTPIAGEPIIGVVTRGRGISVHRQGCNNLETVEYERLVPVSWNSATEHISRPHTYPVNVQIEALDRVGVLKDILSRLSDQGINVRHAQVKTSIGQPALIDLGIDIRDRLQLEQVFTQIKKMSDILNIRRLGQIDE
- a CDS encoding cobalamin-binding protein, which gives rise to MANDSVRIVSLIPGGTEILAALGLTDKIVGRSHECDYPPEIQNLPVCTQARLSSDDPSRKIHDDVNDLLQSALSIYQIKTDILEKLQPTHIITQDQCDVCAVSLADVEKAVASLVHSSPQIISLKPNLLEDVWQDIERVGNIFGVDSVHVLENLAARVTICQSKLQGLSLTEVPTVACIEWTDPLMTAANWIPELVNLAGGQSQFSLTGQPSACVPWETLLQSNPDIIIFMPCGFDLNRTRQEAKLLTQRPDWQKLHASHSGRVYITDGNAFFNRPGPRLADSLEILAEILHPEIFDYGYKGTAWDAI
- a CDS encoding DUF6737 family protein, with the protein product MSEQKPLSPWHYKPWWCQPWSIMLTGVTLMSGSWLLFQTIWLTVLVCIPVFTWMGFFLLIWPKLMIRSGVLESSQPDSIQ
- a CDS encoding hemolysin family protein, giving the protein MLQLVIIVLVVILGSALCSSTETALFSVSTLRVRQLAQSNNPSAVALLAIRENMNRPIATIVIMNNIFNIVGSIITGSIASQVLGDTWLGIFSGMFTFLIIIFAEIIPKTIGERYSEQIAMLTALPVTGLSIAFTPLVWIIENLTARFFKTKKRPTTNEAEIKLLANIGQQEGIIQSDEAEMIQRVFRLNDVTAADLMTPRIMLTYILGHLTLEEAKKDIIASQHTRIIVVDEFIDQVIGFALKENLLTAMVEGNNQENIANLARKVNFVPEIIPADKLMKNFIAAREHLAVVVDEYGGVAGVVTLEDVLEVITGEIVDETDRTVDLQEIARKKREKMLQSINVSHPN